Proteins found in one Eretmochelys imbricata isolate rEreImb1 chromosome 9, rEreImb1.hap1, whole genome shotgun sequence genomic segment:
- the SAP130 gene encoding histone deacetylase complex subunit SAP130 isoform X6: MSSQQFPRSGALPAGLGQAPPPISTSGSTGLINPTTTVSDESNRESEVAPREHMGPGGSLQSREEKQEPVVVRPYPQVQMLAQHHTVQSGAAVTVTAPPAHLTPAVPLSFSEGLMKPPVKPTMPSRPIAPAPPSTMSAPTKVPGQVTVTMENSIPQASAIPVATISGQQGHSSNVQHIMATNLQMSIIRSSAPGPPLHIGASHLPRGAAAAAVMSSSKVTTVLRPASQLPNAATAQPAVQHIIHQPIQSRPPVTTSSTIPPAVIAPGSTTRAQSPVITTTAAHATESILSRHTLSLQQHPPSAAISIPRPAQPRDTATRITLPSHPAIGTPKQQLHTMTQKTIFSTGTPVAAATVAPILATNTIASATTAGSVSHTQAPTSTIVTMTMPSHSSHATAVTTSNIPVAKVVPQQITHTSPRIQSDYTSERSNLIPIPGHRASPNPVAMETRSDNRQSMPVQFQYFLPTYPPSAYPLAAHTYTPITSSVSTIRQYPVSAQAPNSAITAQTGVGVASTVHLNPMQLMTVDASHARHIQGIQPAPIGAQGIQPAPIGAQGIQPAPIGAQGIHPAAPIGTQGLQPAPINAQQPQTETKTSVVLADGATIVANPISNTFSAAPAATTVVQTHSQSASASAPAQGSSPRPSILRKKPAADGLAVRKSLIPPQPSEVASTRVESSMRSTSGSPRPAGAKPKPEIHVSMATPVTVSVEAVSNQTSEQPTIAVPPTSQQPPSAIPTIIAAASPPSQPTAPLSTIPGAVSAAPATSNTIIAAPPPPSTMSGALSTVLGPPAPEIKIKEEVEPMDIMRPVSVPPLTTNTMSPSLALLANNLSMPPNDLPPGASPRKKPRKQQHVISTEEGDMMETNSTDDEKSTAKSLLVKAEKRKSPPKEYIDEEGVRYVPVRPRPPITLLRHYRNPWKAAYHHFQRYSDVRVKEEKKAMLQEIANQKGVSCRAQGWKVHLCAAQLLQLTNLEHDVYERLTSLQEGIIPKKKAATDDDLHRINELIQGNMQRCKLVMDQISEARDSMLKVLDHKERVLKLLNKNGTVKKVSKLKRKEKV; encoded by the exons CCAATCTGGTGCTGCAGTTACAGTGACCGCTCCACCGGCACATCTGACTCCAGCAGTGCCACTTTCCTTTTCAGAGGGACTTATGAAG CCTCCTGTGAAGCCCACCATGCCCAGCCGGCCCATTGCTCCTGCTCCACCCTCTACAATGTCAGCTCCCACCAAGGTTCCTGGGCAGGTTACTGTTACCATGGAAAACAGTATCCCACAAGCCTCAGCTATTCCTGTGGCAACAATCAGTGGACAACAG GGACATTCCAGTAACGTGCAGCATATCATGGCAACAAATCTTCAGATGTCTATCATCCGAAGTAGTGCTCCTGGTCCCCCTTTACACATTGGAGCTTCTCACTTACCCCGAG GTGCGGCAGCGGCTGCTGTGATGTCCAGCTCTAAAGTAACCACAGTTCTGAGGCCAGCTTCACAGTTGCCAAATGCAGCAACAGCTCAGCCAGCTGTTCAGCACATCATTCATCAACCAATCCAG TCTCGTCCTCCTGTGACGACATCGAGCACCATCCCTCCTGCTGTAATAGCACCAGGTTCCACCACAAGAGCTCAGTCTCCAGTTATTACTACAACAGCAGCACATGCTACGGAATCAATCCTGAG tCGGCACACTCTGTCTCTCCAGCAGCACCCACCTTCTGCAGCTATTAGTATTCCGCGTCCTGCGCAGCCACGGGACACAGCAACTCGGATCACACTGCCATCTCACCCAGCCATAGGTACACCAAAACAGCAGCTCCACACCATGACTCAG AAAACCATTTTTAGTACTGGTACTCCGGTGGCGGCAGCAACCGTGGCACCCATTTTGGCAACCAATACTATTGCCTCAGCAACCACAGCTG GTTCTGTGTCTCATACCCAAGCTCCTACAAGTACAATTGTCACCATGACAATGCCCTCTCACTCTTCCCATGCCACTGCTGTGACCACCTCAAACATCCCAGTTG CTAAAGTGGTTCCTCAGCAAATCACGCATACTTCTCCTCGAATCCAGTCTGATTATACATCAGAGAGGAGTAATCTCATTCCCATACCTGGACACCGAGCATCTCCAAACCCAGTTGCCATGGAAACAAGAAGTGACAACCG GCAGTCGATGCCAGTCCAATTCCAGTACTTCTTACCAACGTACCCGCCTTCTGCCTACCCTTTGGCTGCACACACTTATACCCCCATCACCAGCTCTGTGTCCACCATCCGCCAATACCCTG TTTCAGCTCAGGCCCCCAACTCTGCCATCACAGCTCAGACTGGCGTAGGTGTGGCCTCCACTGTGCACCTCAATCCCATGCAGCTGATGACTGTAGATGCATCTCATGCCCGTCACATccaggggatccagccagcacCTATCGGTGCacaggggatccagccagcacCTATCGGTGCacaggggatccagccagcacCTATCGGTGCACAGGGGATCCACCCAGCTGCACCAATCGGCACACAGGGACTCCAGCCTGCACCAATCAATGCTCAGCAGCCACAAACAGAAACAAAGACTTCAG TGGTCTTGGCAGACGGAGCCACCATTGTGGCCAATCCTATTAGCAACACATTCAGTGCAGCTCCGGCAGCAACCACAGTGGTACAAACTCACAGCCAGAGCGCCAGCGCCAGTGCACCAGCCCAGGGCTCATCCCCACGCCCAAGCATCCTCCGGAAGAAACCCGCCGCAGATGG ACTGGCAGTCCGGAAAAGTCTgatcccccctcagccttctgaAGTAGCTAGCACCCGTGTGGAGAGCTCTATGCGGAGCACATCTGGATCACCCAGACCTGCTGG TGCCAAGCCTAAACCAGAAATCCATGTCTCTATGGCTACTCCAGTCACTGTGTCTGTGGAGGCAGTGTCCAATCAAACCAGCGAGCAGCCCACCATTGCAGTCCCACCTACCTCTCAGCAGCCTCCATCTGCCATTCCAACAATTATTGCAGCAGCTAGTCCACCTTCTCAGCCGACAGCACCTCTGTCAACCATTCCAGGAGCAGTTTCAGCTGCTCCAGCCACTTCGAACACAATTATAGCTGCTCCTCCACCTCCATCCACTATGAGTGGGGCCCTCTCCACAGTATTGGGACCCCCAGCACCAGAGATAAAAATCAAAGAGGAAGTGGAACCTATGGACATAATGCGACCAGTCTCAG TTCCTCCGTTGACTACAAATACCATGTCTCCATCTCTTGCATTGCTGGCCAACAACCTTTCCATGCCCCCGAACGACTTGCCACCTGGTGCCTCCCCAAGGAAAAAaccccggaagcagcagcatgtaaTCTCCACAGAGGAAGGCGACATGATGGAGACTAATAGCACTGATGATGAGAAATCCACTGCCAAAAGTCTGCTGGTGAAAGCAGAGAAGCGCAAGTCTCCTCCAAAAGAGTACATAG ATGAAGAAGGTGTCAGGTATGTCCCTGTGCGTCCAAGACCCCCTATCACACTGCTCCGTCATTATCGCAACCCCTGGAAAGCTGCCTATCACCACTTTCAGAGATACAGTGATGTCAGAGTGAAAG AAGAGAAGAAGGCTATGCTGCAGGAGATTGCCAATCAGAAAGGAGTATCCTGCCGTGCGCAAGGTTGGAAAGTCCATCTCTGCGCAGCACAGTTACTGCAGTTG ACTAACCTGGAGCATGACGTGTATGAGCGCCTCACCTCTCTGCAGGAAGGGATAATCCCCAAGAAAAAGGCAGCAACTGATGATGACTTACATCGAATAAATGAACTGATACAG GGGAATATGCAGAGGTGTAAACTTGTGATGGATCAGATCAGTGAGGCCCGAGACTCCATGCTGAAGGTCTTGGATCACAAGGAACGTGTTCTGAAGCTCTTAAACAAGAATGGAACTGTCAAGAAAGTGTCCAAATTAAAGCGAAAAGAGAAGGTCTAG
- the SAP130 gene encoding histone deacetylase complex subunit SAP130 isoform X10, translated as MSSQQFPRSGALPAGLGQAPPPISTSGSTGLINPTTTVSDESNRESEVAPREHMGPGGSLQSREEKQEPVVVRPYPQVQMLAQHHTVQSGAAVTVTAPPAHLTPAVPLSFSEGLMKPPVKPTMPSRPIAPAPPSTMSAPTKVPGQVTVTMENSIPQASAIPVATISGQQGHSSNVQHIMATNLQMSIIRSSAPGPPLHIGASHLPRGAAAAAVMSSSKVTTVLRPASQLPNAATAQPAVQHIIHQPIQSRPPVTTSSTIPPAVIAPGSTTRAQSPVITTTAAHATESILSRHTLSLQQHPPSAAISIPRPAQPRDTATRITLPSHPAIGTPKQQLHTMTQKTIFSTGTPVAAATVAPILATNTIASATTAGSVSHTQAPTSTIVTMTMPSHSSHATAVTTSNIPVAKVVPQQITHTSPRIQSDYTSERSNLIPIPGHRASPNPVAMETRSDNRQSMPVQFQYFLPTYPPSAYPLAAHTYTPITSSVSTIRQYPVSAQAPNSAITAQTGVGVASTVHLNPMQLMTVDASHARHIQGIQPAPIGAQGIQPAPIGAQGIQPAPIGAQGIHPAAPIGTQGLQPAPINAQQPQTETKTSVVLADGATIVANPISNTFSAAPAATTVVQTHSQSASASAPAQGSSPRPSILRKKPAADGAKPKPEIHVSMATPVTVSVEAVSNQTSEQPTIAVPPTSQQPPSAIPTIIAAASPPSQPTAPLSTIPGAVSAAPATSNTIIAAPPPPSTMSGALSTVLGPPAPEIKIKEEVEPMDIMRPVSAVPPLTTNTMSPSLALLANNLSMPPNDLPPGASPRKKPRKQQHVISTEEGDMMETNSTDDEKSTAKSLLVKAEKRKSPPKEYIDEEGVRYVPVRPRPPITLLRHYRNPWKAAYHHFQRYSDVRVKEEKKAMLQEIANQKGVSCRAQGWKVHLCAAQLLQLTNLEHDVYERLTSLQEGIIPKKKAATDDDLHRINELIQGNMQRCKLVMDQISEARDSMLKVLDHKERVLKLLNKNGTVKKVSKLKRKEKV; from the exons CCAATCTGGTGCTGCAGTTACAGTGACCGCTCCACCGGCACATCTGACTCCAGCAGTGCCACTTTCCTTTTCAGAGGGACTTATGAAG CCTCCTGTGAAGCCCACCATGCCCAGCCGGCCCATTGCTCCTGCTCCACCCTCTACAATGTCAGCTCCCACCAAGGTTCCTGGGCAGGTTACTGTTACCATGGAAAACAGTATCCCACAAGCCTCAGCTATTCCTGTGGCAACAATCAGTGGACAACAG GGACATTCCAGTAACGTGCAGCATATCATGGCAACAAATCTTCAGATGTCTATCATCCGAAGTAGTGCTCCTGGTCCCCCTTTACACATTGGAGCTTCTCACTTACCCCGAG GTGCGGCAGCGGCTGCTGTGATGTCCAGCTCTAAAGTAACCACAGTTCTGAGGCCAGCTTCACAGTTGCCAAATGCAGCAACAGCTCAGCCAGCTGTTCAGCACATCATTCATCAACCAATCCAG TCTCGTCCTCCTGTGACGACATCGAGCACCATCCCTCCTGCTGTAATAGCACCAGGTTCCACCACAAGAGCTCAGTCTCCAGTTATTACTACAACAGCAGCACATGCTACGGAATCAATCCTGAG tCGGCACACTCTGTCTCTCCAGCAGCACCCACCTTCTGCAGCTATTAGTATTCCGCGTCCTGCGCAGCCACGGGACACAGCAACTCGGATCACACTGCCATCTCACCCAGCCATAGGTACACCAAAACAGCAGCTCCACACCATGACTCAG AAAACCATTTTTAGTACTGGTACTCCGGTGGCGGCAGCAACCGTGGCACCCATTTTGGCAACCAATACTATTGCCTCAGCAACCACAGCTG GTTCTGTGTCTCATACCCAAGCTCCTACAAGTACAATTGTCACCATGACAATGCCCTCTCACTCTTCCCATGCCACTGCTGTGACCACCTCAAACATCCCAGTTG CTAAAGTGGTTCCTCAGCAAATCACGCATACTTCTCCTCGAATCCAGTCTGATTATACATCAGAGAGGAGTAATCTCATTCCCATACCTGGACACCGAGCATCTCCAAACCCAGTTGCCATGGAAACAAGAAGTGACAACCG GCAGTCGATGCCAGTCCAATTCCAGTACTTCTTACCAACGTACCCGCCTTCTGCCTACCCTTTGGCTGCACACACTTATACCCCCATCACCAGCTCTGTGTCCACCATCCGCCAATACCCTG TTTCAGCTCAGGCCCCCAACTCTGCCATCACAGCTCAGACTGGCGTAGGTGTGGCCTCCACTGTGCACCTCAATCCCATGCAGCTGATGACTGTAGATGCATCTCATGCCCGTCACATccaggggatccagccagcacCTATCGGTGCacaggggatccagccagcacCTATCGGTGCacaggggatccagccagcacCTATCGGTGCACAGGGGATCCACCCAGCTGCACCAATCGGCACACAGGGACTCCAGCCTGCACCAATCAATGCTCAGCAGCCACAAACAGAAACAAAGACTTCAG TGGTCTTGGCAGACGGAGCCACCATTGTGGCCAATCCTATTAGCAACACATTCAGTGCAGCTCCGGCAGCAACCACAGTGGTACAAACTCACAGCCAGAGCGCCAGCGCCAGTGCACCAGCCCAGGGCTCATCCCCACGCCCAAGCATCCTCCGGAAGAAACCCGCCGCAGATGG TGCCAAGCCTAAACCAGAAATCCATGTCTCTATGGCTACTCCAGTCACTGTGTCTGTGGAGGCAGTGTCCAATCAAACCAGCGAGCAGCCCACCATTGCAGTCCCACCTACCTCTCAGCAGCCTCCATCTGCCATTCCAACAATTATTGCAGCAGCTAGTCCACCTTCTCAGCCGACAGCACCTCTGTCAACCATTCCAGGAGCAGTTTCAGCTGCTCCAGCCACTTCGAACACAATTATAGCTGCTCCTCCACCTCCATCCACTATGAGTGGGGCCCTCTCCACAGTATTGGGACCCCCAGCACCAGAGATAAAAATCAAAGAGGAAGTGGAACCTATGGACATAATGCGACCAGTCTCAG CAGTTCCTCCGTTGACTACAAATACCATGTCTCCATCTCTTGCATTGCTGGCCAACAACCTTTCCATGCCCCCGAACGACTTGCCACCTGGTGCCTCCCCAAGGAAAAAaccccggaagcagcagcatgtaaTCTCCACAGAGGAAGGCGACATGATGGAGACTAATAGCACTGATGATGAGAAATCCACTGCCAAAAGTCTGCTGGTGAAAGCAGAGAAGCGCAAGTCTCCTCCAAAAGAGTACATAG ATGAAGAAGGTGTCAGGTATGTCCCTGTGCGTCCAAGACCCCCTATCACACTGCTCCGTCATTATCGCAACCCCTGGAAAGCTGCCTATCACCACTTTCAGAGATACAGTGATGTCAGAGTGAAAG AAGAGAAGAAGGCTATGCTGCAGGAGATTGCCAATCAGAAAGGAGTATCCTGCCGTGCGCAAGGTTGGAAAGTCCATCTCTGCGCAGCACAGTTACTGCAGTTG ACTAACCTGGAGCATGACGTGTATGAGCGCCTCACCTCTCTGCAGGAAGGGATAATCCCCAAGAAAAAGGCAGCAACTGATGATGACTTACATCGAATAAATGAACTGATACAG GGGAATATGCAGAGGTGTAAACTTGTGATGGATCAGATCAGTGAGGCCCGAGACTCCATGCTGAAGGTCTTGGATCACAAGGAACGTGTTCTGAAGCTCTTAAACAAGAATGGAACTGTCAAGAAAGTGTCCAAATTAAAGCGAAAAGAGAAGGTCTAG